From a single Capsicum annuum cultivar UCD-10X-F1 chromosome 12, UCD10Xv1.1, whole genome shotgun sequence genomic region:
- the LOC107851232 gene encoding uncharacterized protein LOC107851232, which translates to MASQSSVSPAENPYLYSLLESCRPFLRGEFESIDKDLPTLISVLRSVGAGECWHKHGSFLDHLIDIYKILKIWKAPSSVCLCGLFHSAYSNSYVNLSIFDPSTGRQTVRGHVGEDAERLIHLFCIVPRQQLIHDDLLFKYTDSDLVEHLEFSKASLENAKEKGVFNGDEEWRRKLRLILPEDGLKVKHIKTGEDVLISRRLVAVFLLMTIADFSDQLFSFQDLLFDNSNGRLEWTGNNSGITLWPGDGKPGLWMNSASRMGAIYSLIVREEEILIEQRKKNGQNGGIVEGRDEEIELVIPPVFDYCTSVLDAEEQKEARELYWEGVCQGFKRGLDFAEEKLLMSIEKNRFVGEPHVVLGQIYLSKGKFEEAEKEAEKGLRLILEWGSPWDKRMSWEGWVAWTRVLLMKAKEKSWPTHSWGILNLGLVR; encoded by the coding sequence atggcatcacAAAGCTCTGTTTCTCCAGCTGAAAACCCATATCTCTATTCCCTCTTGGAATCATGTCGTCCTTTTCTCCGCGGAGAATTTGAATCAATCGACAAAGATCTTCCCACACTTATCTCCGTCTTGCGCTCTGTTGGGGCAGGCGAATGCTGGCATAAACACGGAAGTTTTCTCGATCACTTAATCGATATCTACAAGATTCTCAAAATCTGGAAAGCACCGAGTTCCGTGTGCCTTTGTGGTCTTTTCCATTCAGCTTACTCCAATTCTTATGTCAATCTTTCTATCTTTGATCCTTCTACTGGTCGTCAAACAGTACGTGGTCATGTAGGCGAAGATGCTGAGAGGTTGATACATCTTTTCTGTATCGTACCTCGTCAGCAGTTGATTCATGATGATTTGTTGTTTAAGTATACTGATTCTGACCTCGTTGAACATCTCGAGTTTTCAAAGGCTTCATTGGAGAATGCTAAGGAGAAGGGTGTGTTTAATGGAGACGAAGAGTGGAGGAGGAAGTTGAGGTTGATCTTGCCTGAAGATGGTTTGAAAGTGAAGCATATTAAGACAGGAGAAGATGTGTTGATTTCGCGGAGATTGGTGGCTGTGTTTCTCCTTATGACGATTGCGGATTTTAGTGATCAGTTGTTTAGCTTTCAGGATTTGTTGTTTGACAATTCGAATGGGAGACTGGAATGGACTGGGAACAATTCAGGAATAACTCTATGGCCCGGGGATGGAAAGCCCGGGCTATGGATGAATTCTGCATCAAGAATGGGAGCTATTTACAGTTTGATAGTTCGAGAAGAAGAGATTTTGATTGAACAAAGGAAGAAAAATGGACAAAATGGCGGCATTGTAGAAGGAAGAGACGAAGAAATTGAGCTTGTGATTCCACCTGTTTTCGACTACTGCACGAGTGTTTTGGATGCGGAGGAGCAAAAAGAGGCAAGAGAATTGTACTGGGAAGGTGTGTGTCAAGGGTTTAAGAGAGGTTTAGATTTTGCGGAGGAGAAGTTGTTGATGAGTATTGAGAAGAATCGTTTTGTTGGTGAGCCACATGTTGTATTGGGGCAAATTTATTTGAGTAAAGGGAAGTTTGAAGAGGCAGAAAAAGAGGCTGAAAAGGGGCTAAGATTGATATTGGAATGGGGAAGTCCATGGGATAAGAGAATGTCTTGGGAAGGTTGGGTTGCTTGGACTAGAGTTTTGTTGATGAAGGCAAAAGAGAAGTCTTGGCCAACACATTCTTGGGGTATTCTTAACTTGGGTCTAGTAAGGTAA